The DNA region GTTTCCTCGCTACCAGGACCCTTGAATTTCGCCGCCCACTGCCCACCACCGTGTACGGCTCGCGCCGCGCGAGTAGGCTTGAGTCATGACTCGCGCCCTTGCTCGTCCGTTGCTCGCCTCGTGGTTCGTCTATGGGGGCGTGCGTGCCGCGCTAGAGCCACGGAAGGGCGCAGAGGCCGCGGAACCGGTAGTCAAGCCCCTCCTGACCGAGGTCGGCGTTGACGTGCCCGTCGAGGCGCTTGTGCGGGCCCATGGCATTGCCACCGCCGCCGCGGCCACGGTGCTTGCCTTCTCGAAGAGTCCCCGCGCTGCGGGAGTCGCCCTCACGGGCCTCGCGGCCGTCACCGTGGCCACCGCAACACCGTTCTGGCGCATGGAGGAGGGGCCCGAGCGAGAAGCCGCCCTCGAACAATTCATGAAGAACCTGTCGCTACTCGGCGGCGCGATGCTCGCCGCGACGGCCGGCCACAGCGCGGGCCACATCAAGCGCAAGAAGGCTCGCCAGGTGAAGGCCAAGGAAAAGGCCAAGGAAAAGGCCAAGGAAAAGAAGGCGGTCGCGAAGTCCGGCCGCGGCACCAAGTGAACCGCAGGGCCGCGTGACACCCACGTACAGCGTGGGCCTCGGCCCAGGTCAGTTGTGGCCCGCCCCAGTCTCTTCGCCCCTCAACGGCACCCGGCAACTCGACGCGACGGTTGACGTCCCCGGTTCCAAGTCGTTGACCAACCGCTACCTGGTCCTCGCGGCCCTTGCCGACGCCCCCGTCGTCGTGCGCGGCGGGCTCGTTTCCCGGGATTCCGACCTCATGATTGCGGCCCTGCGTTCCCTAGGTGTGGCGATCGAAACGGGCGCCGATGCGTCCGGTGGCGGCGTCTGGACGGTCGCTCCCGGCCCGTTGCGGGGCGGCGTCCACGTCGACTGCGGGCTCGCAGGAACGGTCATGCGCTTTGTCCCCCCGCTCACCCTCTTGGCAGGAATTGCCGGCGATATGGGGCCAGTGACCTTTGACGGCGACGCCGGAGCCCGCTTGCGTCCCATGGGACCGCTGTTGGACGCGCTGCGCGCCTTGGGCGCCACAGTGGATGATGACGGACGCGGCACGCTCCCCTTCACCGTCGTCCCTCCCGCATCGGTGCCCACCTCGGTCGACGTCGATTCATCGGCATCGTCCCAATTCGTGACGGGGCTCCTGCTCGTGGCACCGCGCCTGCCCGGCGGGCTCACCGTGCGCCACATCGGAGAGAGCCTCCCGAGCCTGCCGCATATCGACATGACTTGCGAGACGCTTCGCGAGGCGGGTATCCGCGTGGACCAGCCCGACGAGCGCACGTGGATCGTGCACCCTGGCACCCTTCACTTTGACTCGATTCGCGTCGAACCCGATCTCAGCAACGCGGGGCCCTTCATGGCCGCGGCGCTGGTGGCGGGAGGAACGGTGCGAATTCCCGGTTGGCCGCGACAGACGACCCAGCCTGGCGCCCTCTTTCCCGCGCTTCTCGAGCGCATGGGCGGTCGCTGCGAGCTCGTGGGAGACGTCATGACCGTCACCGGTGACGGCACGGTGCGCGGAATCACCGCAGACCTCTCGCCCGCCGGCGAGATCACTCCCACCATCGCGGCGCTGTGCGCCCTCGCTGCTGGGGCGTCGGAACTCACGGGCATCGGGCACCTGCGCGGGCACGAGACGGATCGACTGGCCGCCATTGCGACAGAAGTGGACCGCCTCGGAGGCGTGTGCCTGGCGGGCGACGATTCGCTGAAGTTCGGCGGCGCGCCGCGCCCGGACGACGCCGATGCGGGCCTGGTCGGAGCCGTCATGGAGACGTATCACGACCACCGAATGGCCACTTTTGCGGCAGTGATCGGCCTGCGCGTTGCAGGCGTCGAGGTGCTCAACGTCGGCACCACTTCCAAGACGATGCCCGAGTTTCCCTCGATGTGGCGCGCGATGCTGGCCGTCGCGTAGCCGCTTTCGCGTCGCGTCGCGTCGCGCGGCCGCCGCTTCGCGGCGTCTGGACTTCTCGGCGTCTCGCCTAGACCGCGATCCGCACACCCTCCTCGAACGACCGGATGATGCCCATCGCCAACTCAAGCGCGCGTCGGCCCTCC from Demequina lutea includes:
- the aroA gene encoding 3-phosphoshikimate 1-carboxyvinyltransferase, whose translation is MTPTYSVGLGPGQLWPAPVSSPLNGTRQLDATVDVPGSKSLTNRYLVLAALADAPVVVRGGLVSRDSDLMIAALRSLGVAIETGADASGGGVWTVAPGPLRGGVHVDCGLAGTVMRFVPPLTLLAGIAGDMGPVTFDGDAGARLRPMGPLLDALRALGATVDDDGRGTLPFTVVPPASVPTSVDVDSSASSQFVTGLLLVAPRLPGGLTVRHIGESLPSLPHIDMTCETLREAGIRVDQPDERTWIVHPGTLHFDSIRVEPDLSNAGPFMAAALVAGGTVRIPGWPRQTTQPGALFPALLERMGGRCELVGDVMTVTGDGTVRGITADLSPAGEITPTIAALCALAAGASELTGIGHLRGHETDRLAAIATEVDRLGGVCLAGDDSLKFGGAPRPDDADAGLVGAVMETYHDHRMATFAAVIGLRVAGVEVLNVGTTSKTMPEFPSMWRAMLAVA